In one window of Streptomyces roseofulvus DNA:
- a CDS encoding AfsR/SARP family transcriptional regulator, with protein MGQDNGPRVPAQGPGGHGAGPGSGVPRQRAGTAGAATGPAADAPAGAVPEERHAGADTGTGLRFGVLGPVRAWRDGEALATGSPQQRALLAALLLRSGRTATAAELIDALWGEEPPSQALAALRTYASRLRKVLGAEVLVSESGGYALRTTALDLTRARELAAEAEKLRAAGDRTAARARLAEALDLWDGEVLASVPGPYADAQRTRLEEWRLTLLETRVDIDLEIGAHAEAVSELTALTAAHPLRERLRELLMLALYRSGRQAEALAVYADTRRLLADELGVDPTPELSRLQQRILQGDTELARPVEEQAPAAAPVARPAQLPATVADFTGRTAFVRELGARLATAEGSVMAVSALAGIGGVGKTTLAVHVAHEARPHFPDGQLYVDLQGAGARAAAPETVLGSFLRALGTPDSAIPDSLEDRAALYRSTLDGRRVLILLDNARDAAQIRPLLPGTAGCAALVTSRIRMVDLAGAHLVDLDVMSPEEALQLFTRIVGEERVRAEREAALDVVAACGFLPLAIRIAASRLAARRTWTVSVLAAKLADERRRLDELQAGDLAVKATFELGYGQLEPAQARAFRLLGLADGPDISLAAAAAVLDLPLWDTEDLLEALVDTSLLESAAPGRYRYHDLLRLYARACADRDEHPPTEKEAALSRLLDFYLSTAARVYAIERPGDRLVDHLERTEYEGLAFTDRHDAQDWLYAESHCLLACVRQSAASPTTLRRAVDLLWASLDLAESGANSKEYEAVATVLREAAAKTGDVRAEGRAANTLAYVHHYQGRFDQAEQEAAEVTELAGSVDDPLPVCWALNARGAIAHYQARFGDADEHLTRAIAEFRAAEDRAGEAAALCNLSRIRLATGRKEDAIRMAQQGADMYEEMGHALKGANGRYALGLALTEGGRLDAARDQLHGALSVFVDSRQRLWEGMTLFRIAEVEIAAGRYGVAAAGAEKALTVLRGIGGEWRRGNVLTVLGKALHGLGQSGRAQVCWQEALDIYQELGSPEAAEVKALLSPPLVA; from the coding sequence ATGGGTCAGGACAACGGGCCGCGCGTCCCGGCGCAGGGCCCCGGCGGGCACGGAGCCGGGCCCGGATCCGGCGTGCCGCGGCAGCGCGCCGGGACGGCCGGAGCCGCCACGGGACCGGCGGCCGACGCTCCGGCCGGGGCGGTCCCGGAGGAGCGTCACGCCGGCGCCGACACCGGCACCGGGCTGCGGTTCGGCGTGCTCGGGCCCGTACGGGCCTGGCGGGACGGGGAGGCCCTGGCCACCGGCTCGCCCCAGCAGCGGGCCCTGCTCGCCGCCCTGCTCCTGCGCAGCGGCCGCACCGCCACCGCCGCCGAGCTCATCGACGCGCTCTGGGGCGAGGAACCCCCCTCCCAGGCGCTCGCCGCCCTCCGCACGTACGCCTCGCGGCTCCGCAAGGTCCTCGGCGCCGAGGTGCTGGTCAGCGAGTCCGGCGGCTACGCGCTGCGGACCACCGCGCTCGACCTCACCCGCGCCCGGGAGCTGGCCGCCGAGGCCGAGAAGCTGCGGGCCGCCGGCGACCGGACCGCCGCCCGCGCCCGGCTCGCCGAGGCCCTCGACCTGTGGGACGGAGAGGTCCTGGCCTCCGTCCCCGGGCCGTACGCCGACGCGCAGCGGACCCGCCTGGAGGAGTGGCGGCTCACCCTCCTGGAGACCCGCGTCGACATCGACCTGGAGATCGGCGCGCACGCCGAGGCCGTCTCCGAACTGACCGCGCTCACCGCCGCACACCCGCTGCGCGAGCGGCTGCGCGAACTGCTGATGCTCGCGCTCTACCGCAGCGGACGGCAGGCGGAGGCCCTCGCCGTGTACGCCGACACCCGCCGGCTCCTCGCCGACGAGCTCGGCGTCGACCCGACCCCCGAACTCTCCCGGCTCCAGCAGCGCATCCTCCAGGGCGACACCGAACTGGCCCGCCCCGTCGAGGAACAGGCCCCCGCCGCCGCGCCGGTCGCCCGCCCCGCCCAGCTCCCCGCGACCGTCGCCGACTTCACCGGCCGGACCGCGTTCGTCCGCGAACTCGGCGCGCGGCTCGCCACCGCCGAGGGCTCCGTGATGGCGGTCTCGGCGCTGGCCGGCATCGGCGGCGTCGGCAAGACGACCCTCGCCGTGCACGTGGCCCACGAGGCCCGGCCGCACTTCCCCGACGGGCAGCTGTACGTCGACCTCCAGGGCGCGGGCGCCCGCGCCGCCGCGCCCGAGACCGTCCTCGGCTCCTTCCTGCGCGCCCTCGGCACGCCCGACTCGGCCATCCCCGACTCCCTGGAGGACCGGGCGGCCCTCTACCGCTCGACGCTGGACGGCCGCCGCGTGCTGATCCTGCTCGACAACGCCCGGGACGCCGCCCAGATCCGCCCCCTGCTGCCCGGCACGGCCGGCTGCGCCGCGCTCGTCACCAGCCGCATCCGCATGGTCGACCTGGCGGGCGCGCACCTCGTGGACCTGGATGTGATGTCCCCCGAGGAGGCGCTCCAGCTCTTCACCCGGATCGTCGGCGAGGAGCGGGTGCGGGCGGAGCGGGAGGCGGCGCTGGACGTGGTGGCCGCCTGCGGCTTCCTCCCCCTGGCGATCCGCATCGCCGCCTCGCGCCTGGCGGCCCGCCGCACCTGGACGGTGTCGGTCCTGGCCGCGAAGCTGGCCGACGAGCGCCGCCGGCTCGACGAGCTCCAGGCGGGCGACCTCGCGGTCAAGGCGACCTTCGAGCTCGGCTACGGGCAGCTGGAGCCGGCCCAGGCGCGCGCCTTCCGCCTGCTGGGCCTCGCGGACGGCCCCGACATCTCCCTGGCAGCGGCGGCGGCCGTCCTCGACCTCCCCCTCTGGGACACCGAGGACCTCCTGGAGGCCCTGGTCGACACGTCCCTCCTGGAGTCGGCCGCGCCCGGCCGCTACCGCTACCACGACCTGCTCCGCCTGTACGCGCGCGCGTGCGCCGACCGGGACGAGCACCCGCCGACGGAGAAGGAGGCGGCGCTCTCCCGGCTCCTCGACTTCTACCTGTCGACGGCGGCCCGGGTGTACGCCATCGAGCGCCCCGGCGACCGGCTCGTCGACCACCTGGAGCGCACCGAGTACGAAGGTCTGGCCTTCACCGACCGCCACGACGCGCAGGACTGGCTCTACGCCGAGTCCCACTGCCTCCTCGCCTGCGTCCGCCAGTCCGCCGCCTCCCCCACGACCCTCCGCCGCGCGGTGGACCTCCTGTGGGCGTCCCTGGACCTGGCGGAGTCCGGCGCCAACTCCAAGGAGTACGAGGCGGTGGCGACGGTCCTGCGGGAGGCGGCGGCGAAGACGGGCGACGTACGGGCGGAGGGGCGCGCGGCCAACACGCTGGCGTACGTCCACCACTACCAGGGCCGCTTCGACCAGGCGGAACAGGAGGCGGCGGAGGTGACGGAGCTCGCGGGGTCCGTGGACGACCCCCTGCCCGTCTGCTGGGCGCTGAACGCCCGGGGGGCCATCGCCCACTACCAGGCGCGGTTCGGCGACGCCGACGAGCACCTGACCCGGGCCATCGCCGAGTTCCGTGCGGCGGAGGACCGTGCCGGAGAAGCCGCCGCCCTGTGCAACCTCTCCCGCATCCGTCTCGCGACGGGGCGCAAGGAGGACGCCATCCGCATGGCCCAGCAAGGGGCCGACATGTACGAGGAGATGGGCCACGCCCTCAAGGGCGCCAACGGGCGCTACGCGCTCGGCCTCGCCCTCACCGAGGGCGGACGCCTGGACGCCGCGCGCGACCAGCTGCACGGCGCGCTGAGCGTCTTCGTCGACAGCCGCCAGCGGCTGTGGGAGGGCATGACCCTGTTCCGGATCGCCGAGGTCGAGATCGCCGCCGGCCGCTACGGCGTGGCGGCGGCCGGCGCGGAGAAGGCGCTGACCGTCCTCAGGGGCATCGGCGGCGAGTGGCGGCGCGGGAACGTCCTCACCGTCCTCGGCAAGGCCCTGCACGGGCTCGGTCAGTCGGGGCGCGCCCAGGTCTGCTGGCAGGAGGCCCTGGACATCTACCAGGAGCTGGGCTCGCCGGAGGCCGCCGAGGTGAAGGCCCTCCTGTCCCCGCCGCTCGTGGCCTGA
- a CDS encoding LppU/SCO3897 family protein: MSTQEIPLTLTPQQAATGVVIPVTLPGGPTQLHVPPCRHGDLVPVQLAGGTVLLRITVAGGQTPQQRRSGVAGCLVPLLVIGGIIGGLYLLDANDDKDTPDARPTVPTFSVSPFPSLDLGDLAPTATATPTEEEPDPYDKGTCLNGTLPDSETAQSVSGVEEVPCSASDAHYKVIQTFPFTSDMNRCNANPKTEYAFSHRYTMNGTTISEYVYCLVGLGSYARG, from the coding sequence GTGTCCACGCAGGAGATCCCCCTCACCCTCACCCCGCAGCAGGCCGCCACCGGAGTCGTCATCCCGGTCACCCTGCCCGGCGGCCCCACCCAGCTCCACGTCCCGCCCTGCCGCCACGGCGACCTCGTCCCGGTCCAGCTGGCCGGCGGGACCGTCCTCCTCCGCATCACCGTCGCCGGCGGCCAGACCCCCCAGCAGCGCAGGTCCGGCGTCGCCGGCTGCCTCGTCCCGCTGCTCGTCATCGGCGGGATCATCGGCGGCCTGTACCTCCTCGACGCCAACGACGACAAGGACACGCCCGACGCCCGGCCCACCGTCCCCACCTTCTCCGTCTCGCCCTTCCCCAGCCTCGACCTCGGCGACCTCGCCCCCACCGCGACCGCCACCCCCACCGAGGAGGAGCCCGACCCGTACGACAAGGGCACCTGCCTCAACGGCACCCTGCCGGACTCCGAGACCGCCCAGTCCGTCAGCGGCGTCGAGGAGGTCCCCTGCTCGGCCTCGGACGCCCACTACAAGGTCATCCAGACCTTCCCCTTCACCTCCGACATGAACAGGTGCAACGCCAACCCCAAGACCGAGTACGCCTTCTCGCACCGCTACACCATGAACGGCACCACCATCAGCGAGTACGTCTACTGCCTCGTCGGCCTCGGCTCCTACGCCCGCGGCTGA
- a CDS encoding FadD3 family acyl-CoA ligase, which yields MRGDLEWGTIPGLVRAAGERWAEREAVADGRARISYAELAARVERSAAACLATGIRAGDRVAVWAPNSLDWIVAALGAVTAGAVLVPLNTRFKGAEAADVLARSRARLLFVTGTFLGTSYVASLRRAGVPLPHLERVVVLGDTAPDEAEWTTWKEFLAEGDRVPAERVRARADAVDPDGPSDIVYTSGTTGRPKGAVISHAQSLRCYAEWAALAGLAEGDRYLVVNPFFHTFGYKAGVLACLMRGAVIVPQSVFTVDTVLANIAAERISVLPGPPTLHQSLLDHPARAAHDLSSLRLVVTGAAVVPLLLVERLRSELGVGTVLTAYGLSEASGLVTMCRRDDPDETIATTSGRAVPGVEVRLSGTGEVLVRGHNVMRGYFEDEEATAAAIDADGWLRTGDVGVLDEAGNLRITDRLKDMFIVGGFNAYPAEIEQLLGLHPDVADVAVIGVPDTRLGEVGKAFVVRRPGARTTADDLIAWSRREMANYKVPRQVEFVTELPRNAAGKVVKGELRKRG from the coding sequence GTGCGCGGCGACCTGGAGTGGGGCACGATCCCGGGGCTCGTCCGGGCGGCGGGGGAGCGGTGGGCCGAGCGGGAGGCGGTCGCCGACGGCCGCGCCCGGATCTCGTACGCCGAACTCGCCGCCCGGGTCGAGCGGTCCGCCGCGGCCTGCCTGGCCACCGGGATACGGGCCGGCGACCGGGTCGCGGTCTGGGCGCCCAACAGCCTCGACTGGATCGTCGCCGCCCTCGGCGCCGTCACCGCCGGCGCCGTCCTCGTCCCGCTCAACACCCGCTTCAAGGGCGCCGAGGCCGCCGACGTCCTCGCCCGCTCCCGCGCCCGGCTGCTCTTCGTCACCGGCACCTTCCTCGGCACCTCGTACGTCGCCTCGCTGCGCCGTGCCGGGGTGCCCCTGCCGCACCTGGAGCGGGTGGTCGTCCTCGGCGACACCGCGCCCGACGAGGCCGAGTGGACCACCTGGAAGGAGTTCCTCGCCGAGGGCGACCGGGTCCCGGCGGAGCGCGTACGGGCCCGGGCCGACGCCGTCGACCCGGACGGTCCCTCGGACATCGTCTACACCTCGGGCACCACCGGCCGCCCCAAGGGCGCCGTCATCAGCCACGCCCAGAGCCTGCGCTGCTACGCCGAGTGGGCCGCGCTCGCCGGCCTGGCGGAGGGTGACCGGTACCTGGTCGTGAACCCGTTCTTCCACACCTTCGGCTACAAGGCGGGCGTCCTCGCCTGTCTGATGCGCGGCGCGGTGATCGTGCCGCAGTCGGTCTTCACCGTCGACACCGTCCTCGCCAACATCGCCGCCGAGCGGATCAGCGTGCTCCCCGGCCCGCCCACCCTCCACCAGTCGCTCCTCGACCACCCGGCCCGCGCCGCCCACGACCTGTCCAGCCTCCGCCTGGTCGTCACCGGCGCCGCCGTCGTCCCGCTGCTCCTGGTCGAGCGGCTCCGCTCCGAGCTGGGCGTCGGCACCGTCCTCACCGCCTACGGCCTCTCCGAGGCGAGCGGCCTCGTCACCATGTGCCGCCGCGACGACCCCGACGAGACGATCGCCACCACCTCCGGCCGGGCCGTCCCCGGCGTCGAGGTCCGGCTCTCCGGCACCGGCGAGGTGCTGGTCAGGGGTCACAACGTGATGCGCGGCTACTTCGAGGACGAGGAGGCGACGGCCGCCGCGATCGACGCGGACGGCTGGCTGCGCACCGGCGACGTCGGCGTCCTCGACGAGGCCGGGAACCTGCGGATCACCGACCGGCTCAAGGACATGTTCATCGTCGGCGGCTTCAACGCCTACCCGGCCGAGATCGAGCAGCTCCTGGGCCTGCACCCGGACGTCGCCGACGTCGCCGTCATCGGCGTCCCCGACACCCGGCTCGGCGAGGTCGGCAAGGCGTTCGTGGTGCGGCGCCCGGGCGCGCGGACCACCGCCGACGACCTGATCGCCTGGTCGCGGCGGGAGATGGCGAACTACAAGGTGCCCCGGCAGGTCGAGTTCGTGACGGAGCTGCCGCGCAACGCGGCCGGCAAGGTGGTCAAGGGCGAGCTGCGGAAACGGGGTTGA
- a CDS encoding lipid-transfer protein — MLKDATAIVGIGQTAFAKQLPETEKALACRAILAALDDAGIAPSEVDAFASYTMEETDEVEVAKAIGAGDVTFFSKVGYGGGGSCATVGHLAAAVATGQASVGVAWRSRKRGSGPRPWKNTAVQLPTPGQWTRPYGLLRPADEIGMLARRYMHEYGATRDHLFNVALACRNRANQNPAAIMYERPLTREMYMTSRWISEPLCLFDNCLETDGALACVVVSAARARDCRQKPVYVHSAAQGLPAQHHGMVNYWNDDPLTGPAWTAARHLWKTADFGPQDVDVAQIYDAFTPLIPLSLEGYGFCGRGEGAAFTEGGALELGGRLPLNTGGGGLSEAYVHGFNLITEGVKQLRGTSTAQVPSAATCLVTAGEGVPTSALLLRS; from the coding sequence GTGCTCAAGGACGCCACCGCCATCGTCGGCATAGGACAGACCGCCTTCGCGAAACAGCTCCCCGAGACCGAGAAGGCACTCGCCTGCCGGGCGATCCTCGCCGCCCTCGACGACGCCGGCATCGCCCCGTCCGAGGTCGACGCCTTCGCCTCCTACACCATGGAGGAGACCGACGAGGTCGAGGTCGCCAAGGCCATCGGCGCCGGCGACGTCACCTTCTTCTCCAAGGTCGGCTACGGCGGCGGCGGCTCCTGCGCCACCGTCGGCCACCTCGCCGCCGCCGTCGCCACCGGCCAGGCGAGCGTCGGCGTCGCCTGGCGCTCCCGCAAACGCGGCTCGGGACCCCGCCCCTGGAAGAACACCGCCGTCCAGCTCCCCACCCCCGGCCAGTGGACCCGCCCCTACGGGCTGCTCCGCCCCGCCGACGAGATCGGCATGCTCGCCCGCCGCTACATGCACGAGTACGGCGCCACCCGCGACCACCTCTTCAACGTCGCCCTCGCCTGCCGCAACCGCGCCAACCAGAACCCCGCCGCGATCATGTACGAACGCCCGCTGACCCGCGAGATGTACATGACCTCCCGCTGGATCAGCGAACCCCTCTGCCTCTTCGACAACTGCCTGGAGACCGACGGCGCCCTCGCCTGCGTCGTCGTCTCCGCCGCCCGCGCCCGCGACTGCCGGCAGAAGCCCGTCTACGTCCACTCCGCCGCCCAGGGCCTGCCCGCCCAGCACCACGGCATGGTCAACTACTGGAACGACGACCCGCTCACCGGCCCCGCCTGGACCGCCGCCCGCCACCTGTGGAAGACCGCCGACTTCGGCCCCCAGGACGTCGACGTCGCCCAGATCTACGACGCCTTCACCCCGCTCATCCCGCTCTCCCTGGAGGGCTACGGCTTCTGCGGCCGCGGCGAGGGCGCCGCCTTCACAGAGGGCGGCGCCCTCGAACTCGGCGGCCGGCTCCCCCTCAACACCGGCGGCGGCGGCCTCTCCGAGGCCTACGTCCACGGCTTCAACCTCATCACCGAGGGCGTGAAACAGCTCCGCGGCACCTCCACCGCCCAGGTCCCCTCCGCCGCCACCTGCCTCGTCACCGCCGGCGAAGGCGTCCCCACCTCGGCCCTACTCCTCAGGAGCTGA
- a CDS encoding Zn-ribbon domain-containing OB-fold protein — MLNPVIDEDGAPFWEFTARGELRIQACAEEDCGELRFPPRPCCPHCQSFATEWRLMSGRGRIWSYVLPHPPLLPDYAAQAPYNAVLVELADAPRIRLAGNVVTAPDAPLNSLDPARLRIGAPVRVAFTEIDGVAVPRWLLERG, encoded by the coding sequence ATGCTGAACCCCGTCATCGACGAAGACGGCGCCCCCTTCTGGGAGTTCACCGCCCGCGGCGAGCTGCGGATCCAGGCGTGCGCCGAAGAGGACTGCGGCGAACTCCGCTTCCCGCCCCGCCCCTGCTGCCCCCACTGCCAGTCCTTCGCCACCGAGTGGCGGCTCATGTCCGGCCGCGGCCGGATCTGGTCGTACGTGCTCCCCCACCCTCCGCTGCTCCCCGACTACGCCGCCCAGGCCCCCTACAACGCGGTCCTCGTCGAACTCGCCGACGCCCCCCGCATCCGCCTCGCCGGCAACGTCGTCACCGCCCCCGACGCCCCCCTGAACTCCCTCGACCCCGCCCGCCTGCGGATCGGCGCCCCCGTCCGCGTCGCCTTCACCGAGATCGACGGCGTCGCCGTCCCCCGCTGGCTCCTGGAGCGCGGATGA
- a CDS encoding enoyl-CoA hydratase/isomerase family protein: protein MTITLERDTSTGVAVVTLDRPERLNALTLAMADGLGAVWRRLRYDDDIRAVVLTGAGGRAFCTGIDRDDAARVPQPSSPYTLDDPLLAIGPKANDLWKPVIAAVEGMACGGAFYLLGEAEFLIAGETAAFFDPHTTYGMVSAFETIHMAQRMPFGEVARMALMGSAERISARRAYEIGLVSEVTEPGGALAAARDAAAVVAACPTEAVQGTVRALWTAREAARSQALAQAPHLVTLGNLPADRQAELFTGRRTGYRTR from the coding sequence ATGACGATCACCCTGGAACGGGACACGTCGACCGGCGTCGCCGTCGTCACCCTCGACCGGCCCGAGCGGCTCAACGCGCTCACCCTCGCCATGGCCGACGGACTCGGCGCCGTCTGGCGACGGCTCCGGTACGACGACGACATCCGGGCCGTCGTCCTCACCGGCGCCGGCGGCCGCGCCTTCTGCACCGGCATCGACCGCGACGACGCCGCCCGGGTGCCGCAGCCCTCCTCCCCGTACACCCTCGACGACCCGCTGCTCGCCATCGGGCCCAAGGCCAACGACCTGTGGAAACCGGTGATCGCCGCGGTGGAGGGGATGGCCTGCGGAGGCGCCTTCTACCTGCTCGGCGAGGCCGAGTTCCTGATCGCCGGCGAGACGGCGGCCTTCTTCGACCCGCACACCACCTACGGCATGGTCAGCGCCTTCGAGACCATCCACATGGCGCAGCGGATGCCGTTCGGGGAGGTCGCCCGGATGGCCCTGATGGGCTCCGCCGAACGGATCTCCGCCCGGCGGGCGTACGAGATCGGCCTCGTCAGCGAGGTGACCGAGCCGGGCGGGGCGCTCGCCGCCGCCCGGGACGCCGCGGCCGTCGTCGCCGCCTGCCCGACGGAGGCCGTGCAGGGCACCGTACGGGCCCTGTGGACGGCCAGGGAGGCCGCCAGGTCCCAGGCCCTCGCCCAGGCCCCCCACCTGGTGACCCTCGGCAACCTGCCGGCGGACCGGCAGGCGGAGCTGTTCACCGGCCGGCGGACGGGGTACCGGACGCGGTAG
- a CDS encoding PQQ-binding-like beta-propeller repeat protein: protein MEQLTQHDPRRIGPFEVLGRLGAGGMGLVYLARSASGRRVAIKTVRTELAEDQLFRVRFTREVEAARAVSGFYTAAVVDADPRAAVPWLATAYVPAPSLEEIVNECGPLPAQAVRWLAAGVAEALQSIHGAGLVHRDLKPSNVLVVEDGPRVIDFGIASGVSNTRLTMTNVAVGTPAYMSPEQARDSRSVTGASDVFSLGSMLVFAATGHAPFHGANPVETVFMLLREGPDLEGLPDELRPLIEACMQMDVAQRPSPADLQAMLAPHLFGPGSDDSGTASAWLPESAVTMIETRRGGRPAPQPPVTPPPMPPRPPVPYDGRDPRDPEPAHAGGRHAGPAEESGGPVRLGGATVPIGPGPRVADTRAALAVGQAADPHATGWLRPPGGEAAPAPAPAPEAPAVPPQPSPGAWRPWRFRMSNDVWGTPVVDGDLLYVTSFEVHALDTASGRRQFKTRDVAWSMAVAGGRIHASDGPTLYALDAADGSERWRLRTDAWVYSLRVDRGTVVTGTRGGGVQGWEASNGAKLWEVTGCQTDFETPEAGPAIHGDTVYVWRDARLQALDARTGTERWSYPIGDAASCGHVPVRVAPAEDGCVYVSAGTRVLSIDIAAGHVRWHFEAPAVFLSPPAFAPGPAVTGGGVYLADHLGTVYALDATTGQDRWRIATEQRQSSEPVLVADGNVHVGSGSALYTLDAVTGTPRWRFAAGSELVGTPVVADGRVHFGSADHVLYTLDATGGQLRWKLATGGEITGSPVVRGGVVYACSKDRCVYALDAAKGTATGRGSAPR, encoded by the coding sequence GTGGAACAGCTGACGCAGCACGACCCGAGACGCATCGGGCCCTTCGAGGTGCTGGGCCGGCTCGGCGCGGGCGGCATGGGTCTGGTCTATCTCGCGCGGTCGGCGTCGGGCCGGCGCGTGGCGATCAAGACCGTGCGCACGGAGCTCGCGGAGGACCAGCTGTTCCGGGTCCGCTTCACCCGGGAGGTCGAGGCCGCCCGGGCGGTGTCCGGGTTCTACACGGCCGCCGTCGTCGACGCCGACCCGCGCGCCGCCGTGCCGTGGCTGGCGACCGCGTACGTCCCGGCGCCGTCGCTGGAAGAGATAGTGAACGAGTGCGGGCCGCTCCCGGCCCAGGCCGTCCGGTGGCTCGCCGCCGGTGTCGCCGAGGCCCTGCAGTCCATCCACGGCGCCGGGCTGGTCCACCGCGACCTCAAGCCGTCCAACGTCCTCGTCGTCGAGGACGGGCCCCGGGTGATCGACTTCGGCATCGCGTCCGGCGTCTCCAACACACGGCTGACGATGACCAACGTCGCCGTGGGCACCCCCGCCTACATGTCGCCCGAGCAGGCCCGCGACTCGCGCAGCGTCACCGGCGCCAGCGACGTCTTCTCGCTCGGCTCCATGCTGGTGTTCGCCGCCACCGGGCACGCGCCCTTCCACGGCGCCAACCCGGTGGAGACCGTCTTCATGCTGCTCCGCGAGGGCCCCGACCTGGAGGGCCTGCCGGACGAGCTGCGGCCGCTCATCGAGGCGTGCATGCAGATGGACGTGGCCCAGCGGCCGAGCCCGGCCGATCTCCAGGCCATGCTCGCCCCGCACCTCTTCGGTCCCGGCAGCGACGACAGCGGCACCGCCTCCGCGTGGCTGCCGGAGAGCGCCGTCACCATGATCGAGACCCGGCGCGGCGGCCGGCCGGCCCCGCAGCCGCCGGTCACCCCGCCGCCGATGCCGCCGCGCCCGCCCGTCCCGTACGACGGCCGCGATCCGCGCGACCCGGAGCCCGCCCACGCGGGCGGCCGGCACGCCGGCCCGGCGGAGGAGTCCGGCGGTCCGGTGCGGCTCGGCGGCGCCACCGTGCCGATCGGGCCCGGCCCCCGGGTCGCGGACACCCGGGCGGCGCTCGCCGTCGGCCAGGCCGCCGACCCGCACGCCACCGGCTGGCTCCGGCCGCCCGGCGGGGAGGCCGCGCCCGCGCCGGCGCCGGCGCCGGAGGCCCCCGCCGTACCGCCGCAGCCCTCGCCGGGCGCCTGGCGCCCGTGGCGTTTCCGCATGTCGAACGACGTGTGGGGGACGCCCGTCGTCGACGGCGACCTGCTGTACGTGACCTCCTTCGAGGTGCACGCGCTGGACACCGCGTCCGGCCGGCGGCAGTTCAAGACCCGGGACGTGGCCTGGTCGATGGCGGTGGCCGGGGGCCGGATCCACGCCTCCGACGGGCCGACGCTGTACGCCCTCGACGCCGCCGACGGCAGCGAGCGCTGGCGGCTGCGCACCGACGCCTGGGTGTACTCCCTCCGGGTGGACCGGGGCACCGTCGTCACCGGCACCCGGGGCGGCGGCGTCCAGGGCTGGGAGGCGTCGAACGGCGCCAAGCTGTGGGAGGTCACCGGCTGTCAGACGGACTTCGAGACCCCGGAGGCGGGGCCGGCGATCCACGGCGACACCGTGTACGTGTGGCGGGACGCCCGGCTCCAGGCCCTCGACGCCCGCACGGGCACCGAGCGGTGGTCGTACCCGATCGGCGACGCCGCCTCCTGCGGGCACGTGCCGGTCCGGGTCGCCCCGGCCGAGGACGGCTGCGTGTACGTCTCGGCCGGCACCCGCGTCCTGTCCATCGACATCGCCGCCGGGCACGTCCGCTGGCACTTCGAGGCGCCCGCCGTCTTCCTCTCCCCGCCCGCGTTCGCGCCCGGCCCGGCGGTGACCGGCGGCGGCGTGTACCTGGCCGACCACCTCGGCACGGTGTACGCCCTCGACGCCACCACCGGCCAGGACCGCTGGCGGATCGCGACCGAGCAGCGCCAGTCGTCCGAGCCGGTGCTCGTCGCGGACGGCAACGTGCACGTCGGCAGCGGCAGCGCGCTCTACACCCTGGACGCGGTCACCGGCACCCCCCGGTGGCGGTTCGCGGCCGGCTCCGAACTGGTCGGCACCCCCGTCGTCGCCGACGGGCGGGTCCACTTCGGCTCCGCCGACCACGTCCTCTACACCCTGGACGCGACCGGCGGACAGCTCCGCTGGAAGCTCGCCACCGGCGGCGAGATCACCGGCTCGCCGGTGGTGCGCGGCGGGGTCGTGTACGCGTGCAGCAAGGACCGCTGCGTGTACGCGCTGGACGCGGCGAAGGGCACGGCCACCGGGCGGGGCTCGGCGCCCCGCTAG